One genomic segment of Mycolicibacterium psychrotolerans includes these proteins:
- a CDS encoding acyl-CoA thioesterase has product MTTQSAPTPWTVQGLLDLFEVEPAGGNIFTAQTGPAGEQGRQVVEGTQVLAQSIVAAAHRFSGKSIRSAYAVFARAVMVGAGPVQLEVDVISEGRSTACAVVTATQNGKRCISTTVLADVPTADVIRHQLPRPEVAPPAQAHSSPMPMAGREVRLVDVLDVNSPDEVGPPELYAWLHYDPIPARDDLAKALIAYFTGHLGISTTMRAHEGIGTSQAHLTVSTAPMTVSVTFHEPVRWDGWLLYTHESTQVGAGMSYVRGAVHTEEGALLASFTQDGLIRPLRTTDTSIKEQSRL; this is encoded by the coding sequence ATGACGACGCAGTCGGCACCGACGCCGTGGACCGTGCAGGGTCTGCTCGACCTCTTCGAGGTCGAGCCCGCCGGAGGGAACATCTTCACCGCGCAGACCGGTCCCGCGGGTGAGCAGGGCCGGCAGGTGGTCGAGGGCACCCAGGTTCTGGCGCAGTCGATTGTCGCTGCCGCCCATCGGTTTTCAGGCAAGTCGATCCGGTCGGCGTACGCGGTGTTCGCGCGCGCGGTGATGGTCGGCGCCGGGCCCGTGCAGCTCGAGGTCGACGTGATCAGCGAGGGCCGCTCGACGGCGTGCGCGGTGGTCACCGCGACGCAGAACGGCAAGCGCTGCATCAGCACGACGGTGCTCGCCGACGTCCCGACCGCCGACGTGATCCGCCACCAGCTGCCGAGGCCCGAGGTGGCGCCGCCGGCGCAGGCCCACTCCTCGCCCATGCCGATGGCCGGCCGGGAGGTGCGGCTGGTCGACGTCCTCGACGTGAACAGCCCCGACGAGGTGGGTCCGCCGGAGTTGTACGCCTGGCTGCACTACGACCCGATCCCCGCCCGCGACGACCTCGCCAAGGCGCTGATCGCCTACTTCACCGGGCATCTCGGCATTTCGACCACCATGCGCGCTCACGAGGGGATCGGCACCAGCCAGGCGCACCTGACCGTCTCGACGGCACCCATGACGGTGTCGGTGACCTTCCACGAGCCGGTGCGGTGGGACGGCTGGCTGCTCTACACCCACGAGAGCACGCAGGTCGGTGCCGGGATGTCCTATGTCCGCGGGGCGGTGCACACCGAGGAGGGGGCCCTGCTCGCGTCGTTCACCCAGGACGGCCTGATCCGGCCGCTGCGCACCACGGACACGTCGATCAAGGAGCAGTCCCGCCTCTAG
- a CDS encoding TetR/AcrR family transcriptional regulator — MAAKSPANAATPSSGDETDSRAGRFMRSALAILGETGRTDFTVLEVVERSKTSLRAFYQHFATKDELLLALVDRIMAEATARWRAEVEPMPADEALRRLIERISAPAESHTQDAINRGLTYYNDHLLETRPREFATVLAPLHALLVDILRRGLTEGVFDAGIDVETDAAILMQTVLGALRLRELGEELNGVPIDGSHLYSFCARSLLRADQR; from the coding sequence ATGGCCGCGAAGTCCCCCGCGAACGCTGCGACGCCCTCGTCCGGTGACGAGACCGACTCGCGTGCGGGCCGTTTCATGCGTTCCGCGCTCGCCATCCTCGGCGAGACCGGCCGGACGGACTTCACCGTGCTCGAAGTGGTGGAGCGGTCCAAGACCTCGCTACGGGCGTTCTACCAACACTTCGCCACCAAGGACGAGCTGCTGCTGGCGCTGGTCGACCGGATCATGGCCGAGGCCACCGCACGCTGGCGCGCGGAGGTCGAGCCGATGCCCGCCGACGAGGCACTGCGCCGGCTGATCGAGCGCATCAGCGCACCGGCGGAGTCCCACACCCAGGACGCCATCAACCGCGGGCTCACCTATTACAACGACCACTTGCTCGAGACGCGGCCCAGGGAGTTCGCGACGGTATTGGCGCCCCTGCACGCGCTGCTGGTCGACATCCTGCGCCGGGGCCTCACCGAGGGCGTCTTCGACGCCGGCATCGACGTCGAGACCGACGCCGCCATCCTGATGCAGACCGTGCTCGGGGCCCTGAGACTGCGCGAACTGGGCGAGGAACTGAATGGCGTGCCGATCGACGGCAGCCACCTCTACTCCTTCTGTGCGCGCAGCCTACTGCGCGCTGACCAGCGCTGA
- a CDS encoding carboxylesterase/lipase family protein yields the protein MPSLKVMALPRFAAEPACRARQESHTTISSVALVAGHSPLVRTSLGELRGDSEDGVGVWRGVPYAEQPVGPRRFLAPAALRPWDGVRAAREHGPLPPQTTSFVGGGRDDPKVRDEACLTLTVWSPDTTASLPVMVWIPGGAFVYGAGQFQLYNGSRLAANGNVVVVNVTYRIGVFGGFELGALGDGFDDNLALRDQLAALRWVRDHIASFGGDPDRVTIFGESAGATSVLALLACPQAGGLFHRAIAQSPALPLIADRELRADRAREFLDRLGVGPAEVKGLPQRQLRRAAGQVQLASAAATPTLAYGLTHGTELLPRHPVDAARAGELARLPLIIGTNSHEASMFAWTRPPMLPTTRATVDRYFDRVAPEAKDAVLAAYPAYPRRSALITIGSDVMFGAPTWAFADAYSGRAPTRVYRFDHAGMSLRLLGLGATHGSEIVHVQHSYASFIGRKLHPLGRRFQPAVGARMQRAWLDFACSDRVHDEANWPLYDVDHRRTRLIASSRDVVEEDPDRVRRAAWAHLT from the coding sequence ATGCCCTCGTTGAAGGTCATGGCACTACCTCGCTTCGCCGCCGAGCCCGCCTGCCGGGCCCGTCAAGAATCGCACACTACGATTTCTTCCGTGGCACTCGTCGCCGGACATTCGCCCCTTGTCCGCACTTCGCTGGGGGAGCTCCGCGGCGACAGCGAGGACGGCGTCGGTGTGTGGCGCGGAGTGCCGTATGCCGAACAGCCGGTGGGGCCGCGCCGGTTCCTGGCCCCGGCCGCCCTGCGACCATGGGACGGCGTGCGAGCGGCCCGCGAGCACGGGCCCCTGCCACCACAGACGACATCCTTCGTGGGCGGCGGTCGCGACGACCCGAAGGTTCGCGACGAAGCGTGCCTGACGCTGACGGTGTGGTCACCCGACACGACCGCGTCGCTGCCCGTGATGGTGTGGATACCCGGCGGCGCCTTCGTCTACGGGGCCGGACAGTTCCAGCTCTACAACGGCTCGCGGCTGGCGGCCAACGGCAACGTGGTGGTCGTCAACGTCACCTACCGGATCGGGGTGTTCGGCGGGTTCGAGCTCGGCGCCCTCGGCGACGGGTTCGACGACAACCTGGCGCTGCGCGATCAGCTCGCCGCCCTGAGGTGGGTGCGCGACCACATCGCGTCGTTCGGCGGGGACCCCGACCGCGTCACGATCTTCGGCGAGTCGGCGGGGGCGACGTCGGTGCTGGCACTGCTGGCCTGCCCGCAGGCGGGCGGGCTGTTCCACCGCGCGATCGCGCAGAGTCCCGCGCTGCCGCTGATCGCCGACCGCGAGCTGCGCGCCGACCGGGCCCGGGAATTCCTCGACCGGCTCGGCGTCGGCCCCGCCGAGGTGAAAGGCCTGCCGCAGCGGCAGTTACGACGCGCCGCCGGCCAAGTGCAGTTGGCGAGCGCGGCCGCCACACCCACGCTGGCCTACGGGCTGACCCACGGCACCGAGCTGTTGCCGCGCCATCCCGTCGACGCGGCCCGCGCCGGTGAGCTGGCGCGACTGCCGTTGATCATCGGCACCAACAGCCACGAGGCGTCGATGTTCGCCTGGACCCGGCCGCCGATGCTGCCCACGACCCGGGCCACGGTGGACAGGTACTTCGACCGCGTCGCTCCCGAGGCCAAAGACGCGGTGCTGGCGGCCTATCCGGCGTATCCGCGGCGCAGCGCGTTGATCACCATCGGGTCCGACGTCATGTTCGGCGCGCCCACCTGGGCGTTCGCCGACGCCTACAGCGGTCGCGCGCCGACCCGGGTGTACCGGTTCGACCACGCCGGGATGAGTCTGCGTCTGCTCGGCCTCGGCGCCACCCACGGCAGCGAGATCGTGCACGTGCAGCACAGTTACGCGTCGTTCATCGGCCGTAAGCTGCACCCGCTGGGCCGCCGCTTCCAGCCCGCGGTGGGCGCTCGGATGCAGCGGGCGTGGCTGGACTTCGCGTGCAGCGACCGGGTGCACGACGAGGCGAACTGGCCGCTCTACGACGTCGACCACCGGCGCACCCGGCTGATCGCGTCCAGTCGCGACGTGGTGGAAGAGGATCCCGACCGCGTACGGCGGGCAGCCTGGGCTCACCTGACCTAG
- a CDS encoding DUF885 domain-containing protein yields the protein MARPATAVDAVAERYLDTWAALDPCAATESGITGHDDQITDYSPDGCAARADAARTALRELDATEAVDDVDAVTVAAMRERLTVLLDLHDAHLDTGELNVIASPLQTMRDVFDLMPTDTEDDWTAIGRRLEKIPDRVAGYADGLRAAAAAGRAPAARQVRRGIAQAGQIQRLFLEMVAGAVPDNLTLHAELRRRAEDAANAYARLVGVFRDEIGPRARETDACGRDTYAVLSRSFLGAAVDVDEAYAWGLDQLNQIVAEQDAIANRLYPGATAVEALRRLDGEDRYLVHGTDALAHWMQDLSDRAVDALADTHFDIAPPLRRLECRIAPTNTGGIYYTGPSEDLSRPGRMWWSVPAGVHTFHTWQEMTTVFHEGVPGHHLQIGRAVVLADRLNRWRRLGCWVSGHGEGWALYAERLMAELGWLDDAGNRMGMLDAQRFRAARVVIDIGVHCGLTAPDGGVWDAARAWTFLQSHSAMAEENLRFELDRYLGWPGQAPSYAIGQRIWQQLREAVTGTGVALKDFHSCALDLGGLPLDVLRSALLP from the coding sequence TTGGCTAGGCCCGCCACGGCCGTCGACGCCGTCGCCGAGCGTTACCTCGACACGTGGGCGGCTCTGGATCCCTGCGCGGCAACCGAATCCGGAATCACCGGCCACGACGACCAGATCACCGACTACTCCCCCGACGGGTGCGCGGCCCGGGCCGACGCCGCGCGGACGGCGCTGCGCGAGCTCGACGCGACCGAGGCGGTCGACGACGTCGATGCGGTCACCGTCGCCGCGATGCGGGAACGGCTGACGGTGCTGCTCGATCTGCACGACGCGCACCTCGACACCGGTGAACTCAACGTCATCGCCTCCCCGCTGCAGACGATGCGCGACGTCTTCGACCTGATGCCCACCGACACCGAGGACGACTGGACGGCGATAGGGCGCCGGCTGGAGAAGATCCCGGACCGGGTCGCCGGGTACGCCGACGGCTTGCGCGCCGCGGCCGCGGCCGGGCGTGCGCCGGCCGCCCGCCAGGTGCGCCGGGGTATCGCGCAGGCAGGCCAGATCCAGCGTCTCTTCCTGGAGATGGTTGCCGGCGCCGTCCCCGACAACCTCACCCTGCATGCCGAACTGCGCCGGCGCGCCGAGGACGCCGCCAACGCCTACGCCCGCCTGGTCGGGGTGTTCCGCGACGAGATCGGACCGCGGGCCCGGGAGACCGACGCGTGCGGCCGGGACACCTATGCGGTGCTGTCGCGATCCTTTCTCGGCGCGGCCGTGGACGTCGACGAAGCGTACGCGTGGGGCCTTGATCAGCTGAATCAGATTGTCGCGGAACAGGATGCGATCGCCAACCGGCTCTACCCCGGGGCCACCGCCGTCGAGGCGCTGCGCCGACTCGACGGCGAGGACCGCTACCTCGTACACGGCACCGACGCACTCGCCCACTGGATGCAGGATCTGTCGGACCGCGCCGTCGACGCGCTGGCCGACACACACTTCGACATCGCACCGCCCCTGCGCCGGCTGGAGTGCCGGATCGCGCCGACGAACACCGGGGGTATCTACTACACCGGCCCGTCGGAGGACCTGTCGCGGCCGGGACGGATGTGGTGGTCGGTACCCGCCGGGGTGCACACGTTCCACACCTGGCAGGAGATGACCACAGTGTTCCACGAGGGGGTGCCCGGCCACCACCTGCAGATCGGGCGCGCCGTGGTGCTCGCCGACCGACTCAACCGGTGGCGGCGCCTCGGGTGCTGGGTGTCGGGGCACGGTGAGGGCTGGGCGCTCTACGCCGAACGGCTGATGGCCGAACTGGGCTGGCTCGACGACGCCGGCAACCGGATGGGAATGCTCGACGCGCAGCGGTTCCGCGCCGCCAGGGTGGTGATCGACATCGGTGTGCACTGCGGTCTGACCGCCCCCGACGGCGGGGTGTGGGACGCCGCAAGGGCGTGGACCTTCCTGCAGTCCCACAGCGCGATGGCCGAGGAGAATCTGCGCTTCGAGCTGGACCGCTACCTCGGCTGGCCCGGGCAGGCGCCGTCGTATGCGATCGGTCAGCGGATCTGGCAGCAACTACGGGAGGCGGTGACCGGAACCGGGGTGGCCCTCAAGGACTTCCACAGCTGCGCACTGGATCTCGGAGGTCTGCCGCTCGACGTGTTACGGTCGGCGCTACTGCCCTAG
- a CDS encoding adenylate/guanylate cyclase domain-containing protein, whose product MSEQRTGCPACGTEPREGARFCDGCGAALAAPRSFTEYKHITVLFADVVHSMDLAAAVGPERLREIMSDLFDRCTAVVHRYGGTVHQFLGDGAMAVFGAPLALEDHALRACLSALGIQDGARALAEEVRVRDGIDFTVRVGLNSGEALAGEIGSSSSGYTVIGEQVGLAQRMESAAPPGGVMLSVTTARLVEHSARLGELEWVRIKGATQPVAARRLLAVTDHRDLRPADATFVGRATQLAEIGRALETALAGRGAVVTVVGPPGIGKSRIARETASISRSRDIEVFWTFCQSHTAEVPFGAATGMLRSFFGIADCSPEKARAATRSALPDADNEDLLLLDDMLGIAETQPVMGEITPDARKRRLTALLDTALLSRRAPAVYVIEDAHWIDEASEAMLADFLGALAETPALVLVTHRPEYSGALTATATSTITLTPLDDDDTSALVASLIGVDPSIRDLAHRIVERAAGNPFFAEEIVRDLAERRVLRGVRGAYRCTHDADVVVPATVQATIATRIDRLGSEAKRTLNAAAVIGSPFSEELLTAILDEVAVDELVDAELVAVVSRQPVRYAFRHPLMRAVAYESQLRSRRAALHRCIAAALEQADPAGSAANAALIATHLEAAGDLDGAFRWHMEAGTRSTHRDIAAARMSWRRAVAVADRMPEADPDRRAMQIAPRSLLCATIWRVGGELTEVGFDELRDLTTVAGDKRSLAIAMGGLVQMLNFHGRYTEASRLASEQVELLDSIGDPGLSVAMIPMVAAIAKWDAGEMAESLSLAQRAIDLSRGDPTMGNIIFGSPLAMALAMRASTRCCLGIAGWREDFDEALTIARSVDKFSFSTVVMFKYIAIMNWALLPDDIALRDTAEALEIARQFGDDFLLTNAEFTYGLVLVRRQDQDRALGFELLAKARAVALNHRYTVIAAWCVDLDLAAEAIRTGDYDTAVNLAGGVLDKERRAGEGINRGWSTSILVEALLARRAPGDLDRACTAVDALAALPTEPVFLYHELPLLRMRAMLAEAHGDHRAYVDLRDRYRRRAAETGFDGHRALAGAMA is encoded by the coding sequence ATGAGTGAGCAACGCACCGGGTGTCCGGCCTGTGGCACCGAACCCCGCGAGGGTGCTCGGTTCTGCGACGGCTGCGGTGCCGCCTTGGCCGCCCCGCGCAGCTTCACCGAGTACAAGCACATCACCGTGTTGTTCGCCGACGTGGTGCACTCGATGGACCTCGCGGCGGCCGTGGGTCCCGAACGGTTGCGCGAGATCATGTCGGACCTGTTCGACCGGTGCACGGCGGTCGTCCACCGCTACGGCGGCACAGTGCACCAGTTCCTCGGCGACGGGGCGATGGCTGTCTTCGGCGCTCCCCTGGCTCTCGAGGACCACGCACTCCGCGCATGCCTGTCCGCGCTGGGCATCCAGGACGGAGCCCGTGCGCTCGCCGAGGAGGTGCGGGTCCGTGACGGCATTGACTTCACGGTGCGCGTCGGACTCAACAGCGGCGAAGCGCTCGCCGGTGAGATCGGTTCCAGCAGTTCGGGTTACACCGTGATCGGGGAACAGGTCGGACTGGCCCAGCGGATGGAATCGGCGGCGCCGCCGGGCGGAGTGATGCTCAGCGTGACCACTGCCCGTCTGGTGGAGCACAGCGCTCGGCTCGGCGAGCTGGAGTGGGTGCGGATCAAGGGTGCGACCCAGCCGGTTGCGGCGCGCCGACTGCTCGCCGTCACCGACCACCGCGACCTCCGGCCCGCGGACGCCACCTTCGTCGGACGGGCTACCCAACTCGCCGAGATCGGGCGCGCCCTCGAGACGGCCCTCGCCGGGCGGGGCGCCGTGGTGACCGTGGTCGGGCCACCCGGCATCGGCAAGAGCCGGATCGCCAGGGAGACCGCGTCCATCAGCCGGTCGCGGGATATCGAGGTCTTCTGGACCTTCTGTCAGTCGCACACAGCCGAAGTGCCGTTCGGTGCCGCCACCGGAATGCTGCGGTCCTTCTTCGGCATCGCCGACTGCTCACCGGAGAAAGCCCGTGCCGCAACGCGCTCGGCGCTGCCCGACGCCGACAACGAAGATCTGCTGCTGCTCGACGACATGTTGGGCATCGCCGAGACGCAGCCGGTGATGGGCGAGATCACCCCGGACGCCAGGAAGCGACGGTTGACGGCGCTGCTCGACACGGCACTGCTCTCTCGTCGCGCGCCGGCCGTCTACGTCATCGAGGACGCGCACTGGATCGACGAGGCAAGCGAAGCGATGCTTGCCGACTTCCTGGGCGCACTCGCTGAGACTCCGGCGCTGGTACTCGTCACCCACCGACCCGAGTACAGCGGTGCGTTGACCGCGACAGCGACGTCCACCATCACGTTGACGCCCCTCGACGACGACGACACCTCGGCACTCGTCGCGTCGCTGATCGGCGTCGACCCCTCGATTCGCGATCTGGCTCACCGAATCGTCGAACGTGCCGCGGGCAATCCGTTCTTCGCCGAGGAGATCGTCCGCGACCTCGCTGAACGTCGTGTGCTCCGCGGTGTCCGCGGTGCCTACCGGTGCACCCACGACGCGGACGTCGTGGTACCCGCGACTGTCCAGGCAACGATCGCCACGCGCATCGACCGCCTCGGATCGGAGGCCAAACGTACGCTGAACGCGGCCGCTGTGATCGGCTCCCCGTTCTCGGAGGAGCTCTTGACGGCGATCCTCGACGAGGTCGCCGTCGACGAGCTGGTCGACGCCGAACTCGTCGCCGTGGTGAGTCGCCAACCGGTCAGGTACGCCTTTCGGCATCCGCTGATGCGGGCGGTCGCCTACGAGTCGCAGTTGAGGTCCCGACGCGCAGCGCTGCACCGCTGCATCGCTGCAGCGCTCGAGCAAGCCGATCCTGCAGGATCGGCCGCCAACGCGGCGTTGATCGCCACCCACCTGGAGGCCGCAGGAGATCTGGACGGAGCGTTCCGCTGGCATATGGAGGCGGGCACCAGGTCGACGCACCGCGACATCGCGGCCGCACGCATGAGCTGGCGTCGGGCTGTTGCCGTAGCCGACCGGATGCCGGAAGCCGACCCCGACCGTAGGGCAATGCAGATCGCGCCGAGGAGCCTTCTCTGCGCGACGATCTGGCGTGTGGGGGGTGAGCTCACCGAGGTGGGTTTCGATGAGCTGCGCGATCTGACGACTGTCGCGGGTGACAAGCGCTCGCTGGCCATCGCGATGGGAGGCCTGGTGCAGATGCTCAACTTCCACGGCCGCTACACCGAGGCCTCCCGACTGGCCTCCGAGCAGGTGGAACTGCTCGACTCCATCGGCGATCCCGGGCTCTCGGTGGCGATGATTCCGATGGTCGCGGCGATCGCCAAGTGGGACGCCGGCGAGATGGCCGAGTCACTAAGCCTGGCTCAACGCGCGATCGACCTGTCGAGGGGGGACCCCACGATGGGCAACATCATTTTCGGTTCACCGCTGGCAATGGCTCTGGCGATGCGCGCGTCGACCCGCTGCTGTCTGGGAATCGCAGGTTGGCGTGAGGATTTCGACGAGGCGCTGACGATCGCGCGAAGCGTGGACAAGTTCAGCTTCTCCACGGTGGTGATGTTCAAGTACATCGCGATCATGAACTGGGCGCTTCTCCCTGACGACATCGCGCTGCGGGACACTGCCGAAGCGCTCGAGATCGCCCGCCAGTTCGGCGACGACTTCCTGCTCACCAACGCCGAATTCACGTATGGACTGGTCCTCGTCCGCCGTCAAGACCAGGACCGCGCACTGGGTTTCGAGCTGCTGGCCAAGGCCCGTGCGGTGGCGCTGAACCATCGGTACACCGTCATCGCCGCGTGGTGCGTCGATCTGGACCTCGCAGCAGAAGCCATTCGGACCGGTGACTACGACACAGCCGTGAACCTCGCAGGCGGCGTCCTGGACAAAGAACGGCGGGCAGGCGAGGGCATCAATCGCGGTTGGTCGACGTCGATTCTGGTCGAGGCGCTTCTGGCGCGGCGCGCACCCGGAGATCTCGACCGCGCCTGCACCGCGGTCGACGCGCTGGCCGCGCTGCCGACGGAACCCGTCTTCCTGTATCACGAGCTTCCGTTGTTGAGAATGCGCGCCATGCTCGCCGAGGCGCACGGCGATCACCGGGCATACGTCGATCTGCGGGACCGCTATCGACGCCGTGCAGCAGAAACCGGCTTCGACGGCCACCGTGCTCTCGCCGGCGCGATGGCCTAG
- a CDS encoding amidohydrolase family protein produces the protein MPSRILDYPVFDADNHFYEPKEALTQFLPEHRKGVIDYIDVHGRTKIVVRNHISDYIPNPTFEVVARPGAQEEYFRHGSGGKSFREVMGKPMKAIPAFRNPQARLEVLDGLGLDYTIMFPTLASLVEERMKDDPDLILDIIHALNQWMYETWQFDYEGRILSTPVINLSVVDRALEELQWCLERGARTVLVRPAPVPGYRGSRSLGLPEFDPFWDACVKAGIPVCMHASDSGYARYLNDWEPAEEFLPFRPTAFRMVAMGKRPIEDTMAALVCHGALSRNPDLRILSIENGASWVPYLFYQFADVFKKMPQEFPEDPIAAFRRGVYVAPFWEDDFAKMAELLGIDRVIFGSDWPHPEGLADPITLVDQLEENGLDSDGIRKVMGGNLVDLFKMADTKVHKPDVPALVIA, from the coding sequence ATGCCGTCCCGCATCCTCGACTATCCGGTGTTCGACGCCGACAACCACTTCTACGAACCCAAAGAGGCGCTCACCCAGTTCCTTCCCGAGCACCGCAAGGGCGTCATCGACTACATCGACGTGCACGGCCGCACCAAGATCGTCGTGCGCAATCACATCAGCGACTACATCCCGAATCCGACGTTCGAGGTGGTGGCCCGCCCGGGCGCCCAGGAGGAGTACTTCCGGCACGGCAGCGGCGGCAAGAGCTTCCGCGAGGTGATGGGCAAGCCCATGAAGGCCATCCCCGCCTTCCGCAATCCGCAGGCGCGGCTCGAGGTGCTCGACGGGCTGGGCCTGGATTACACGATCATGTTCCCGACGCTGGCCAGCCTCGTCGAGGAGCGCATGAAAGACGACCCCGACCTGATCCTCGACATCATCCATGCGCTGAACCAATGGATGTACGAGACATGGCAATTCGACTACGAGGGCCGCATCCTGTCCACGCCGGTCATCAACCTGTCCGTGGTCGACCGTGCCCTCGAGGAACTGCAGTGGTGCCTGGAACGCGGCGCCAGGACGGTGCTGGTGCGACCCGCCCCTGTGCCCGGCTACCGCGGGTCGCGCTCGCTCGGGCTGCCCGAATTCGACCCGTTCTGGGATGCGTGCGTCAAGGCAGGCATCCCGGTGTGCATGCACGCCTCCGACAGCGGCTACGCCCGGTACCTCAACGACTGGGAGCCGGCTGAGGAGTTCCTTCCGTTCCGCCCCACAGCTTTCCGCATGGTGGCGATGGGTAAGCGACCGATCGAGGACACGATGGCCGCGCTGGTCTGCCACGGCGCGCTGTCGCGCAACCCCGATCTGCGGATCCTGTCGATCGAGAACGGCGCCTCCTGGGTGCCGTACCTGTTCTACCAATTCGCCGACGTGTTCAAGAAGATGCCGCAGGAGTTCCCGGAGGATCCCATCGCTGCCTTCAGGCGCGGCGTGTACGTGGCGCCGTTCTGGGAGGACGACTTCGCGAAGATGGCCGAGCTGCTCGGCATCGACCGGGTCATATTCGGCTCGGACTGGCCGCATCCCGAGGGCCTGGCCGATCCGATCACCCTCGTCGACCAACTGGAGGAGAACGGTCTGGACTCCGACGGCATCCGCAAGGTCATGGGCGGCAACCTGGTCGACCTGTTCAAGATGGCGGACACCAAGGTCCACAAGCCGGATGTACCGGCACTCGTGATCGCCTGA
- the ypfJ gene encoding KPN_02809 family neutral zinc metallopeptidase, which yields MTFNEGMQIDTSTTSTSGGGRGPGRGIAVGGGLGGLIIVVVALFLGVDPSSVVPSQQGMDTQGVDAPGFDLSQCKTGADANVIPECRVVATGNSVDGVWEQLMPQYTRPKVELFTNGVETSGCGFASSEVGPFYCPVDKTAYFDVGFFDVLKTQFGSSGGPLAQEYVVAHEFGHHVQNLQGVLGRAQQDPEGATGAGVRTELQADCYAGVWAHYAAITKQESTGVPFLEPLTDNDIADALSAASSVGDDRIQQSATGRVNPESWTHGSSEQRQKWFTTGYQTGDPAKCDTFAARDLG from the coding sequence ATGACCTTCAACGAGGGCATGCAGATCGATACCAGCACCACGTCGACGAGCGGAGGTGGCCGCGGCCCCGGACGCGGCATCGCCGTCGGTGGCGGTCTCGGCGGCCTGATCATCGTCGTGGTGGCGCTTTTCCTCGGCGTGGACCCGAGTTCGGTGGTGCCCAGCCAACAGGGAATGGACACCCAGGGGGTGGACGCGCCGGGCTTCGACCTGAGTCAGTGCAAGACCGGCGCCGACGCCAACGTGATCCCGGAGTGCCGCGTGGTGGCCACGGGCAACTCCGTGGACGGGGTGTGGGAGCAGTTGATGCCCCAATACACCCGACCCAAGGTCGAGTTGTTCACCAACGGAGTCGAGACCTCGGGATGCGGCTTTGCCAGCAGCGAGGTCGGGCCGTTCTACTGCCCGGTCGACAAGACCGCATATTTCGACGTCGGCTTCTTCGACGTGCTCAAGACCCAGTTCGGCTCCAGCGGAGGACCCCTGGCGCAAGAGTACGTGGTGGCCCACGAGTTCGGTCACCACGTGCAGAACCTGCAGGGAGTGCTCGGCCGGGCCCAGCAGGATCCGGAGGGCGCCACCGGCGCCGGGGTGCGCACCGAACTGCAGGCCGACTGTTACGCCGGGGTGTGGGCACATTACGCGGCGATCACCAAGCAGGAGAGCACCGGCGTTCCGTTCTTGGAACCGTTGACCGACAACGACATCGCCGACGCCCTCTCGGCCGCGTCGTCGGTGGGCGACGACCGGATCCAGCAGTCGGCGACCGGCAGGGTCAACCCCGAGTCGTGGACGCACGGGTCCTCCGAGCAGCGCCAGAAGTGGTTCACCACCGGCTATCAGACCGGTGACCCCGCCAAGTGCGACACGTTCGCCGCCCGCGACCTTGGCTAG